One genomic segment of Mycolicibacterium chubuense NBB4 includes these proteins:
- the cysS gene encoding cysteine--tRNA ligase — protein MRLYDTLSGGVRDFAPLRPGHVSIYLCGATVQGLPHIGHVRSGVAFDVLRRWLTAKGFDVAFIRNVTDIDDKILTKAADAGRPWWEWAATYERAFSAAYDALGVLPPSAEPRATGHITQMVELIDRLIERGHAYTGGGDVYFDVATLLDYGKLSGHRIDDVHQGEGVATGKRDQRDFTLWKGAKPGEPSWPTPWGRGRPGWHTECVAMAHEYLGAEFDIHAGGMDLVFPHHENEIAQAEAAGDGFARFWLHNGWVTMGGEKMSKSLGNVLAIPAVLQRVRAAELRYYLGSAHYRSMLEFSETALQDAAKAYAGIEDFLHRVRTRVGAVVPGEWTPRFAAALDDDLSVPIALAEVHAARAEGNRALDAGDHDGALTQAMSIRAMMGILGADPLDERWESRDETSAALAAVDVLVHAEVRRREDARARRDWAEADAIRDRLKEAGIEVTDTADGPQWSLLDGSDK, from the coding sequence ATGCGGCTGTATGACACTTTGTCTGGCGGTGTGCGCGATTTCGCGCCACTGCGGCCCGGCCACGTGTCCATCTACCTGTGCGGGGCCACCGTCCAGGGGCTGCCCCATATCGGTCACGTCCGCAGCGGCGTCGCGTTCGACGTACTGCGTCGCTGGCTGACCGCCAAGGGCTTCGATGTCGCGTTCATCCGCAACGTCACCGACATCGACGACAAGATCCTGACCAAGGCGGCCGACGCCGGGCGGCCGTGGTGGGAGTGGGCGGCGACCTACGAGCGGGCGTTCTCGGCCGCCTACGACGCGCTGGGCGTGCTGCCGCCGTCGGCGGAGCCGCGCGCGACCGGGCACATCACGCAGATGGTCGAGCTGATCGACCGCCTGATCGAACGCGGCCACGCCTACACCGGCGGCGGCGATGTGTACTTCGACGTCGCGACGCTGCTCGATTACGGCAAGCTCTCGGGGCACCGGATCGACGATGTCCACCAGGGTGAGGGCGTGGCGACGGGTAAGCGCGATCAACGCGACTTCACGCTGTGGAAAGGCGCCAAGCCGGGTGAGCCGTCGTGGCCGACGCCGTGGGGCCGCGGCAGGCCCGGCTGGCACACCGAATGCGTCGCGATGGCGCACGAGTACCTCGGCGCCGAATTCGACATCCACGCCGGTGGCATGGACCTGGTGTTCCCGCACCACGAGAACGAGATCGCGCAGGCCGAAGCCGCGGGCGACGGGTTCGCCCGGTTCTGGCTGCACAACGGCTGGGTCACCATGGGCGGGGAGAAGATGAGCAAGTCGCTGGGCAACGTGCTGGCGATCCCGGCGGTGCTGCAGCGGGTGCGGGCCGCCGAGTTGCGCTACTACCTGGGCAGCGCGCACTACCGGTCGATGCTCGAGTTCTCCGAGACGGCGCTGCAGGACGCCGCCAAGGCCTACGCGGGTATCGAGGACTTCCTGCACCGGGTGCGCACCCGGGTGGGTGCTGTGGTGCCGGGCGAGTGGACGCCGCGCTTCGCGGCCGCACTCGACGACGACCTGTCCGTTCCGATCGCGCTGGCCGAGGTCCACGCCGCGCGCGCCGAGGGCAATCGCGCACTCGACGCCGGCGATCACGACGGCGCGCTGACCCAGGCGATGTCGATCCGCGCGATGATGGGCATTCTCGGCGCCGATCCGCTCGACGAACGCTGGGAGTCGCGAGACGAGACCTCGGCCGCGCTGGCGGCGGTCGACGTGCTCGTGCACGCTGAGGTGCGACGCCGTGAGGACGCCAGGGCCCGGCGCGACTGGGCGGAGGCCGACGCCATCCGCGACCGCCTCAAGGAGGCGGGTATCGAAGTGACCGATACCGCCGACGGTCCTCAGTGGTCACTACTGGACGGATCGGACAAGTAG
- the rlmB gene encoding 23S rRNA (guanosine(2251)-2'-O)-methyltransferase RlmB, protein MAGNSQRRGAIRKAGTKKGPTVGSGGVRRRGLEGKGATPPAHKRPHHPAAKRAAKAARQQQGRHKKTDDTEIVLGRNPVVECLRAGVPATALYVALGTDSDERLTEAVQTAGDRGIAILEVPRHDLDRIAANGMHQGLALQVPPYVYAHPDDLLAEAKRDAAQPLLVALDNISDPRNLGAIVRSVAAFGGHGVLIPQRRSASVTAVAWRTSAGAAARIPVARATNLNRTLKQWADAGVQVVGLDAGGDTAIDEIDGEGPIVVVVGSEGKGLSRLVRENCDAIVSIPMAGPTESLNASVAAGVVLAEIARQRRG, encoded by the coding sequence ATGGCGGGAAACTCTCAGCGGCGCGGAGCCATTCGCAAAGCCGGCACCAAGAAGGGCCCCACGGTCGGGTCGGGTGGGGTCCGTCGTCGCGGCCTGGAAGGCAAGGGCGCGACGCCGCCGGCGCACAAGCGGCCCCACCACCCGGCGGCCAAGCGCGCCGCCAAGGCCGCCCGGCAGCAGCAGGGCAGGCACAAGAAAACCGACGACACCGAGATCGTCCTGGGCCGCAACCCGGTGGTCGAATGCCTGCGCGCCGGTGTGCCGGCGACGGCACTGTACGTCGCGCTGGGCACCGACTCAGACGAGCGGCTCACCGAAGCCGTACAGACCGCGGGTGATCGGGGTATCGCGATCCTCGAGGTGCCGCGCCACGACCTCGACCGCATCGCCGCCAACGGCATGCACCAAGGCCTGGCCCTGCAGGTGCCGCCGTACGTGTACGCACATCCCGACGATCTGCTCGCCGAGGCGAAACGTGATGCGGCCCAACCGCTTCTGGTCGCGCTCGACAACATCTCCGATCCGCGCAACCTGGGCGCCATCGTCCGTTCGGTGGCGGCGTTCGGCGGTCACGGGGTACTGATCCCGCAGCGCAGATCGGCGTCGGTGACCGCGGTGGCGTGGCGCACCAGCGCCGGGGCGGCCGCGCGTATCCCCGTCGCGCGTGCGACGAACCTGAACCGGACCTTGAAGCAGTGGGCCGACGCCGGTGTTCAGGTCGTCGGCCTCGACGCCGGCGGTGACACCGCGATCGACGAGATCGACGGAGAGGGGCCGATCGTCGTCGTTGTCGGTTCGGAGGGCAAGGGCCTGTCCAGGCTGGTCCGCGAGAACTGCGACGCGATCGTGTCGATCCCGATGGCTGGGCCCACCGAGTCGCTCAACGCGTCTGTGGCAGCGGGCGTCGTGCTGGCCGAGATCGCGCGCCAGCGCCGGGGCTAG
- a CDS encoding LamB/YcsF family protein, whose translation MPTVTVDLNADLGESFGVWQLGDDDAMLDIITSANVACGFHAGDAATLARTCRAAAARGVRIGAQVSYRDLAGFGRRFIDVPPDELIADVIYQIGALQALAKASGAAVSYVKPHGALYNAIVTNQAQAGAVAAAVHTVDPNLPVLGLAGSAFFVEAERVGLRTVPEAFADRSYRPDGRLVSRRERNAVLSDVDEISDRVASMVQRGRVAAVDGSTIPITVASVCVHGDSPGAVRIASAVRDRLTSDGVALAPFS comes from the coding sequence GTGCCCACCGTGACGGTCGATCTGAACGCCGACCTCGGCGAGAGCTTCGGGGTGTGGCAGCTCGGTGACGACGACGCCATGCTCGACATCATCACCAGCGCCAACGTCGCCTGCGGGTTCCACGCCGGCGATGCGGCCACGCTCGCTCGGACCTGCCGCGCCGCGGCCGCCCGCGGCGTCCGTATCGGCGCGCAGGTCAGCTACCGCGATCTCGCGGGCTTCGGCCGCCGGTTCATCGACGTGCCGCCCGACGAGCTGATCGCAGACGTCATCTACCAGATCGGTGCGCTGCAGGCCCTGGCCAAGGCGTCGGGGGCCGCGGTCAGCTACGTCAAACCCCACGGTGCGCTGTACAACGCGATCGTCACCAATCAGGCCCAGGCCGGTGCCGTCGCCGCAGCAGTGCACACCGTGGACCCGAACCTGCCGGTGCTCGGGCTCGCCGGGTCGGCGTTCTTCGTCGAGGCCGAGAGGGTCGGGTTGCGCACGGTGCCCGAGGCATTCGCCGACCGGTCCTATCGCCCCGACGGCCGACTGGTGTCCCGACGAGAGCGCAACGCGGTGCTCTCCGATGTCGACGAGATCAGCGACCGGGTGGCGTCGATGGTCCAGCGCGGCCGTGTCGCGGCGGTCGACGGATCGACCATCCCCATCACCGTCGCATCGGTCTGCGTGCACGGCGACTCCCCCGGCGCGGTGCGCATCGCGAGCGCGGTGCGCGACCGGCTCACCTCCGACGGGGTGGCCCTGGCCCCGTTCAGCTAG
- a CDS encoding MFS transporter, with translation MVALDRPIGETQRWAYPLLLVLSGVALGVSGLPAPLYGIYESSWHLSPLATTIVFAVYAIAALAAVLVSGRISDVVGRKPVLLAALAALLVGLGVFLVADNMALLLLARTIHGAAVGSIVVAGAAALLDLRPDHGVRSGQLSGVSFNIGMTVAIIGSALLAQYAPHPLRTPYAVVAVICLVVGAGVIALHEPHTARSRGPIRIARPAVPPEIRADFWFSALGAMASWSVLGVLLSLYPSLAAQQTHIDNLVFGGAVVGTTAFSAALAQLAATRLPARYSAIIGDVGMSVSLLLTIPVLLTHEWQLVFVAAALLGTTFGLGFGGSLRHLADVVPVGRRGETMSAFYLAAYTAMAVPTLVAGWAATQWDLAEVFPWFAGTVATACLGAAVAGLRSTRRMRTA, from the coding sequence ATGGTGGCGTTGGACCGACCGATCGGCGAGACGCAGCGATGGGCCTACCCGCTGCTGCTGGTGCTCAGTGGCGTGGCGCTCGGGGTCTCGGGGCTGCCCGCGCCGCTGTACGGCATCTACGAGTCGAGCTGGCACCTGTCGCCCCTGGCCACCACGATCGTGTTCGCCGTGTACGCGATAGCGGCGCTGGCCGCGGTGCTGGTGTCGGGCCGGATCTCCGACGTGGTGGGCCGCAAGCCGGTGCTTCTCGCCGCGCTCGCGGCGCTGCTCGTCGGGCTCGGAGTGTTCCTGGTCGCCGACAACATGGCGCTGCTGCTGCTCGCCCGCACGATCCACGGCGCGGCGGTCGGCTCCATCGTGGTGGCCGGTGCCGCCGCGCTGCTGGACCTGCGCCCCGACCACGGCGTGCGTTCGGGGCAGCTGTCCGGGGTCAGCTTCAACATCGGCATGACGGTGGCGATCATCGGATCCGCGCTGCTGGCGCAGTACGCTCCGCATCCGCTGCGGACGCCGTACGCGGTGGTCGCGGTGATCTGCCTCGTGGTCGGCGCCGGGGTGATCGCCCTGCACGAGCCTCACACCGCGCGCAGTCGGGGCCCGATCCGGATCGCCAGGCCCGCGGTGCCGCCGGAGATTCGCGCGGACTTCTGGTTCTCGGCCCTGGGGGCGATGGCGTCCTGGTCGGTGCTCGGCGTGCTGCTGTCGCTCTACCCGTCGCTGGCCGCGCAGCAGACTCACATCGACAACCTGGTCTTCGGCGGCGCCGTGGTCGGGACCACCGCCTTCTCCGCCGCACTGGCGCAACTGGCCGCCACCCGACTGCCCGCCCGGTACTCGGCCATCATCGGCGACGTCGGGATGTCGGTCTCCCTGCTGTTGACGATCCCCGTGCTGCTCACCCACGAGTGGCAGCTGGTGTTCGTCGCCGCCGCTCTGCTCGGTACGACGTTCGGTCTGGGCTTCGGCGGATCGCTGCGGCACCTCGCCGACGTGGTGCCGGTCGGCCGGCGCGGCGAGACGATGTCGGCGTTCTACCTCGCGGCGTACACGGCGATGGCGGTGCCGACGCTCGTCGCCGGATGGGCGGCCACCCAGTGGGATCTCGCCGAGGTGTTCCCGTGGTTCGCCGGAACCGTCGCCACCGCCTGCCTGGGCGCCGCCGTCGCCGGGCTGCGCAGTACCAGGAGGATGCGCACCGCTTAG
- a CDS encoding MBL fold metallo-hydrolase, whose amino-acid sequence MRLKPGRPDLKAYSAYFDLPTAPSSAPLTVAWAGVTTLLVDDGDSTVMTDGFFSRPGLLTVAARPLQSSLPRIESALARLGVDRLDAVTPVHTHFDHAMDSAVVARLTGARLVGGTSAANIGRGHGLDRIDVAVPGTPVTAGNFDITLIEGHHCPPDRFPGAITVPVPPQARASAYRCGEAWSTLVHHRPTDQRLLIVGSAGFVPGALAGRRADVVYLGVGQLGLQPTRYLRQYWQETVRAVGARRVVLIHWDDFFRPLDKPLRALPFAGDDLDASMRTLTALAAEDGVPLHLPTLWQRTDPWS is encoded by the coding sequence ATGCGTCTGAAGCCGGGCCGGCCTGACCTGAAGGCCTACTCCGCCTACTTCGACCTCCCAACCGCACCGTCGAGCGCCCCGCTGACCGTGGCCTGGGCGGGCGTCACGACGCTACTGGTCGACGACGGTGACTCGACGGTCATGACCGACGGATTCTTCTCGCGCCCAGGCCTTTTGACCGTCGCCGCGCGCCCGCTGCAGTCGTCGTTGCCCCGCATCGAGAGCGCGCTGGCGCGGCTCGGTGTGGACCGCTTGGATGCGGTGACCCCGGTGCACACGCACTTCGATCACGCGATGGACTCGGCGGTCGTCGCCCGCCTGACCGGCGCACGGCTCGTCGGAGGGACGTCGGCGGCCAACATCGGCCGCGGGCACGGTCTGGACCGCATCGATGTCGCTGTGCCCGGTACGCCCGTCACGGCCGGGAACTTCGACATCACGCTGATCGAGGGCCACCACTGTCCGCCGGACCGCTTCCCGGGCGCCATCACCGTCCCGGTCCCGCCGCAGGCGCGGGCGTCGGCGTACCGGTGTGGGGAGGCGTGGTCGACGCTCGTGCACCACCGGCCCACGGACCAGCGGCTGCTCATCGTCGGCAGTGCCGGATTCGTGCCCGGCGCGCTGGCCGGCCGACGCGCCGACGTGGTGTACCTCGGTGTCGGGCAACTCGGGCTGCAGCCGACCCGCTATCTGCGGCAGTACTGGCAGGAGACGGTCCGCGCGGTCGGCGCCCGCCGGGTCGTGCTGATTCACTGGGACGACTTCTTCCGCCCGCTGGACAAGCCGCTGCGCGCCCTGCCGTTCGCGGGTGACGACCTCGACGCCTCGATGCGGACGCTCACCGCACTCGCCGCCGAGGACGGCGTCCCGCTGCATCTCCCCACCCTCTGGCAGCGCACCGATCCATGGAGCTGA
- a CDS encoding metal ABC transporter ATP-binding protein, whose translation MSAQPREVFSFTHACLAFGDRVLWDDLDLSVRAGEFVAVLGPNGTGKTSLLKVLLGQVELSAGTATVGGEPVRAGSRSIGYVPQHRSIDRGVSLRGCDLVGLGYDGHRWGVAGWQRETRNAKRDAVHRALAAVNGTHLSGVSVGVMSGGELQRVRIAQALATDPALLLCDEPLLNLDPANARLVCALIDQRRREAGTAVLFVTHEVDPVLPYVDRVIYLVDGRFRIGTVEEVMTSQTLSELYRADIEVIKVGGRYIVVGEHSQYQHNHAGHPGHVHE comes from the coding sequence GTGTCCGCTCAACCCCGCGAGGTCTTCTCGTTCACCCACGCATGCCTCGCCTTCGGTGACCGCGTGCTGTGGGACGACCTCGATCTGTCCGTGCGTGCAGGCGAATTCGTCGCCGTCCTGGGACCCAACGGCACCGGCAAGACGTCCCTGCTGAAGGTGCTGCTGGGGCAGGTCGAGCTCAGCGCAGGCACGGCGACCGTCGGTGGCGAACCCGTCCGAGCAGGCAGCCGGAGCATCGGCTACGTGCCTCAGCACCGGTCCATCGATCGCGGTGTGTCACTGCGCGGGTGCGATCTCGTCGGCCTCGGGTACGACGGCCACCGCTGGGGCGTGGCCGGCTGGCAACGGGAGACGCGCAACGCCAAGCGCGACGCGGTGCACCGCGCACTGGCCGCGGTCAACGGCACACACCTGTCCGGGGTCTCCGTCGGCGTGATGTCGGGCGGTGAACTCCAGCGGGTTCGCATCGCCCAGGCCCTGGCCACCGACCCGGCGCTGCTGCTGTGCGACGAGCCGCTGCTGAACCTCGATCCTGCCAACGCCCGGCTGGTGTGCGCCCTGATCGACCAGCGGCGCCGGGAGGCCGGCACGGCGGTCCTGTTCGTCACCCACGAGGTCGATCCCGTTCTGCCGTACGTGGATCGGGTGATCTACCTCGTCGACGGCCGTTTCCGGATCGGCACCGTCGAGGAGGTGATGACGTCGCAGACCCTCTCCGAGCTGTACCGCGCCGACATCGAGGTGATCAAGGTCGGTGGCCGCTACATCGTCGTCGGTGAGCACAGCCAGTATCAGCACAACCACGCCGGCCACCCGGGGCACGTCCATGAATGA
- a CDS encoding ArsR/SmtB family transcription factor: MAEDMLVADGAVRPVGSVQQVLGALHDPVRLEIVRRLYNADAPLQCGALYDGINKSTATHHFRILREAGVLERLVLDGATCQRLRRDEVDAAIPGLLAAVVGGLNSQGRR, translated from the coding sequence ATGGCCGAGGACATGCTGGTCGCGGACGGGGCGGTCCGGCCGGTGGGGTCAGTGCAGCAGGTGCTGGGCGCGCTCCACGATCCGGTCCGCCTCGAGATCGTGCGGCGGCTGTACAACGCGGACGCGCCGCTGCAGTGCGGGGCGCTGTACGACGGCATCAACAAGTCGACGGCAACCCACCACTTCAGGATCCTCCGCGAAGCCGGCGTGCTCGAGCGTCTCGTGCTCGACGGTGCGACCTGTCAGCGGTTGCGGCGCGACGAGGTGGACGCGGCCATACCGGGCCTGCTGGCAGCCGTCGTGGGGGGCCTCAACAGTCAGGGCCGGCGCTAG
- the carD gene encoding RNA polymerase-binding transcription factor CarD, with the protein MIFKVGDTVVYPHHGAALIEAIETRTIKGEQKEYLVLKVAQGDLTVRVPADNAEYVGVRDVVGQEGLDKVFQVLRAPHTEEPTNWSRRYKANLEKLASGDVNKVAEVVRDLWRRDQERGLSAGEKRMLAKARQILVGELALAENTDDDKASTILDEVLAAAS; encoded by the coding sequence ATGATTTTTAAGGTCGGAGACACCGTCGTCTATCCACATCACGGTGCTGCGTTGATCGAGGCGATCGAAACCCGGACCATCAAAGGCGAACAAAAGGAGTACCTCGTCTTGAAGGTCGCCCAGGGTGATCTCACCGTTCGGGTGCCCGCTGACAATGCCGAATACGTGGGTGTACGCGATGTCGTCGGACAGGAGGGCCTCGACAAGGTCTTCCAGGTGCTGCGCGCACCGCACACCGAGGAGCCGACCAACTGGTCGCGCCGCTACAAGGCCAATCTGGAGAAGCTCGCCTCCGGCGATGTGAATAAGGTCGCCGAGGTCGTGCGCGACCTGTGGCGTCGCGATCAGGAGCGCGGCCTGTCCGCAGGCGAGAAGCGCATGCTGGCCAAGGCCCGGCAGATCCTGGTCGGTGAGCTGGCTCTCGCGGAGAACACCGACGACGACAAGGCGTCGACCATCCTCGACGAAGTTCTCGCCGCCGCGTCCTAG
- a CDS encoding metal ABC transporter solute-binding protein, Zn/Mn family, translating to MRALVAAGAAALLTVTVAACSHGQNAEHGTPNVVASTDVWGSVASAVVGDHATVTSIVHGTAADPHSFEASPTEVAKVADASLVVYNGGHYDRWMEDILGNAPAVPKVDAYSLLVPAQQPANEHVFYDLPTVKQVAEKIADTMGQADSAHAADYTAKADRFGEALDTLAMAERAIGESHPGASVVATEPVAYYALRNAGIQDKTPPSFANAMEEGSDPSPADVAAVLDLINAHKVSAIVINTQTESPVSKRISDAARKAALPVISVTETLPAGMDYLQWQRKTVDEIGAALASAPAPTR from the coding sequence ATGCGAGCCCTCGTCGCCGCCGGAGCGGCCGCCCTGCTGACCGTCACCGTCGCGGCCTGCTCGCACGGCCAGAACGCCGAGCACGGCACCCCGAACGTCGTCGCCTCGACCGATGTCTGGGGCAGCGTCGCCAGTGCCGTGGTCGGAGACCACGCGACCGTGACGTCCATCGTCCACGGCACCGCCGCCGATCCGCACTCCTTCGAGGCCAGCCCCACCGAGGTCGCCAAGGTCGCCGACGCGTCGCTGGTCGTCTACAACGGCGGCCACTACGACCGCTGGATGGAGGACATCCTCGGCAACGCGCCGGCGGTGCCGAAGGTCGACGCCTACTCGCTGCTGGTCCCGGCGCAGCAGCCCGCCAACGAACACGTCTTCTACGATCTGCCGACGGTCAAACAGGTCGCCGAGAAGATCGCCGACACCATGGGTCAGGCCGACTCCGCCCATGCGGCCGACTACACCGCCAAAGCCGATCGATTCGGCGAGGCCCTCGACACTCTCGCCATGGCCGAGCGCGCGATCGGCGAGTCCCACCCGGGCGCCTCCGTGGTCGCCACCGAACCCGTCGCCTACTACGCTCTGCGCAACGCCGGGATCCAGGACAAGACGCCGCCGTCGTTCGCGAATGCGATGGAGGAGGGCAGTGACCCCTCACCCGCCGACGTCGCCGCCGTGCTGGACCTGATCAACGCCCACAAGGTCTCCGCGATCGTGATCAACACCCAGACGGAAAGCCCTGTGAGCAAACGCATCTCGGATGCCGCCCGCAAGGCCGCCCTCCCCGTCATCTCGGTCACCGAGACGCTGCCCGCCGGCATGGACTACCTGCAGTGGCAGCGTAAGACTGTCGACGAGATCGGGGCTGCGTTGGCCAGCGCGCCGGCTCCCACCCGATAG
- a CDS encoding metal ABC transporter permease: MNDKLRELFSNFFAFDTTADLLSRDFVQQALLASALLALVSGLIGPFIVMRQMSFAVHGSSELSLTGAAFALLAGFNVGVGSLLGCGLAAVLFGILGQRARERDSAIGVVLAFGLGLAVLFIHLYPGRTGTSFALLTGQIVGVGYSGLALLAVVTVLVIAVLAVAYRPLLFATVDPEVAAGRGVPVRALGIVFAALVGVTAAQGVQIVGALLVMSLLITPAAAAARIFGSPMAAMLASVVFAEVAAIGGILLSLAPGVPVSVFVTTISFAIYLVCWLISSRRRDVAPH; the protein is encoded by the coding sequence ATGAATGACAAACTGCGCGAGCTCTTTTCGAATTTCTTCGCGTTCGACACCACCGCGGACCTGCTCAGCCGTGACTTCGTGCAGCAGGCGCTGCTGGCCTCGGCCCTGCTGGCGCTGGTGTCGGGCCTGATCGGCCCGTTCATCGTGATGCGGCAGATGTCGTTCGCGGTGCACGGATCCAGCGAATTATCGCTCACCGGAGCGGCTTTCGCACTGCTCGCGGGTTTCAACGTCGGCGTCGGCTCCCTGCTCGGCTGCGGCCTGGCCGCAGTGCTGTTCGGCATCCTCGGCCAGCGGGCCCGCGAACGCGACTCGGCGATCGGTGTGGTGCTGGCCTTCGGGCTCGGCCTGGCCGTGCTGTTCATCCACCTCTACCCCGGCCGCACCGGCACCAGTTTCGCGCTGCTGACCGGACAGATCGTCGGCGTCGGCTATTCGGGCCTGGCATTGCTCGCGGTCGTGACGGTGCTGGTGATCGCGGTGCTCGCGGTCGCGTACCGCCCGCTGCTGTTCGCCACCGTCGACCCGGAAGTGGCGGCCGGCCGCGGCGTGCCGGTGCGGGCGCTGGGCATCGTCTTCGCCGCGCTGGTCGGTGTCACCGCGGCGCAGGGGGTGCAGATCGTCGGAGCACTCCTGGTGATGTCGCTGCTCATCACCCCCGCCGCGGCCGCGGCGCGGATCTTCGGCTCACCGATGGCGGCGATGCTGGCCTCGGTGGTGTTCGCGGAGGTGGCCGCGATCGGCGGCATCCTGCTCTCACTGGCACCCGGCGTGCCGGTGTCGGTCTTCGTCACGACGATCTCGTTCGCGATCTACCTCGTGTGCTGGCTGATCTCGAGCCGTCGGCGTGACGTCGCGCCGCACTAG
- a CDS encoding SLC13 family permease codes for MELTLAVIALVAVLGVALLRPRFQAVIAVPAAAVVILAGAISWQDAVAEIARLAPVVGFLAAVLVLARLCDDEGLFHAAGVVMARATTGGQNRLLVSVFAISAGVTAILSLDATVVLLTPVVLATARTLAVPARPHAYATAHLANSASLLLPVSNLTNLLAFSAAGLTFLHFASLMALPWLAAIAVEFVLLRWLFAKDLAVEPRRDAGTEPIELPLFALVVVGLTLVGFAVTSLLGLSPAWAALAGAVVLGVRALATHRTTLVRIGIAAEVPFLAFVLCLGVVVAAVMRNGLESSMHHVIPDGHGLVALLGVAAVAAVLSNVVNNLPAVLVMLPLVTPTGPAAVLAVLIGVNIGPNLTYVGSLANLLWRSVVGREVKAGFREFSRVGFCTTPLTLVAAVLALWAGLRLIGA; via the coding sequence ATGGAGCTGACGCTGGCAGTGATCGCGCTCGTCGCGGTCCTGGGCGTCGCACTGCTGCGCCCACGGTTCCAGGCCGTGATCGCGGTGCCCGCGGCGGCGGTGGTCATCCTCGCCGGCGCCATCTCGTGGCAGGACGCCGTCGCCGAGATCGCCAGGCTCGCACCTGTCGTCGGATTCCTCGCCGCGGTACTGGTGCTCGCCCGGCTGTGCGACGACGAGGGTCTGTTCCATGCCGCGGGCGTGGTGATGGCACGGGCCACCACGGGTGGGCAGAACAGACTTTTGGTGTCGGTGTTCGCCATCTCCGCCGGGGTCACGGCCATCCTGAGCTTGGACGCGACGGTCGTGCTGCTGACCCCGGTCGTCCTCGCCACCGCGCGCACTCTTGCGGTTCCCGCGCGACCGCACGCCTACGCCACCGCCCACCTGGCCAACAGCGCCTCCCTGCTGCTGCCGGTCTCCAACCTGACGAACCTGCTGGCGTTCAGCGCGGCCGGCCTGACGTTCCTGCACTTCGCCTCACTCATGGCGTTGCCCTGGCTGGCGGCGATCGCGGTCGAGTTCGTCTTGCTCCGTTGGCTTTTCGCCAAGGATCTCGCTGTCGAGCCGCGCCGCGATGCGGGAACCGAGCCCATCGAGCTGCCGTTGTTCGCACTCGTCGTGGTCGGGCTGACGCTCGTCGGCTTCGCCGTGACGTCGCTGCTGGGCCTCTCCCCCGCATGGGCTGCCCTCGCCGGCGCCGTCGTGCTGGGCGTGCGCGCACTGGCCACCCATCGCACCACGCTCGTCCGGATCGGCATCGCGGCCGAAGTGCCGTTCCTCGCGTTCGTGCTGTGCCTCGGTGTCGTCGTCGCGGCGGTGATGCGCAACGGCCTGGAATCTTCGATGCACCACGTGATCCCCGACGGCCACGGACTCGTCGCACTGCTCGGCGTCGCGGCGGTGGCGGCGGTGTTGTCCAACGTCGTGAACAACCTGCCCGCCGTGCTGGTGATGCTGCCCCTGGTCACCCCCACCGGGCCGGCCGCGGTGCTCGCAGTCCTGATCGGGGTGAACATCGGCCCCAACCTGACCTACGTCGGATCCCTGGCGAACCTGTTGTGGCGCAGCGTGGTCGGCCGCGAGGTCAAGGCGGGATTCCGGGAGTTCAGCCGGGTCGGCTTCTGCACGACGCCGCTCACCCTGGTGGCCGCCGTCCTCGCGCTGTGGGCGGGACTTCGGCTGATCGGTGCCTAG